From Methanomassiliicoccales archaeon LGM-RCC1, one genomic window encodes:
- a CDS encoding manganese efflux pump MntP family protein — MDLLTVTLIGIGLAMDAFAVSICKGLAMRKPKASSVIIIGFWFGFFQFIMPIIGYCLGESLYSYISEVDHWIAFGLLILIGLNMIRESMSLDEEKIDDSLGFRIMLLLAIATSIDALAVGISLAMDGSDILMDAVLIGVITFFISAAGVKLGSVVGDRYSSKAELFGGIILIVIGTKILLEHLGFL; from the coding sequence ATGGACCTACTCACGGTGACCCTAATCGGTATCGGGCTCGCTATGGATGCCTTCGCCGTCTCCATCTGCAAAGGGCTCGCTATGAGGAAGCCGAAGGCCTCTTCTGTGATCATCATAGGTTTCTGGTTCGGATTCTTCCAGTTCATCATGCCGATAATCGGCTATTGCCTTGGAGAATCGTTATATTCATACATCTCCGAGGTCGATCACTGGATCGCATTCGGATTGCTCATATTGATCGGTCTCAACATGATCCGTGAATCGATGTCGTTGGACGAAGAGAAGATCGACGACAGCTTAGGTTTCAGGATAATGTTGCTGTTGGCCATCGCCACGAGCATAGATGCATTGGCTGTTGGGATATCTTTGGCCATGGACGGTTCAGACATCCTGATGGATGCCGTGCTGATCGGAGTGATTACCTTCTTCATATCGGCAGCCGGAGTCAAGCTGGGCAGCGTGGTCGGCGATCGTTACAGCAGCAAGGCGGAGCTCTTCGGCGGAATAATACTGATCGTGATAGGCACGAAGATACTGTTGGAGCACTTAGGCTTCCTTTGA
- the ribH gene encoding 6,7-dimethyl-8-ribityllumazine synthase produces MKKYKIGAVIAEFNYEVTSLMLERAKAEADFLGVEITKQIKVPGCFEIPMATKKLLEMKDIDAVITLGAVITGETKHDEVVISQASRKIMDLGLEYGKPVGFGVTGPGMTELQAMDRIEKGRDVVDAVVKMLQRLE; encoded by the coding sequence ATGAAAAAGTACAAGATCGGAGCAGTGATCGCTGAGTTCAACTACGAGGTCACATCGCTCATGCTGGAGAGGGCCAAGGCCGAGGCGGATTTCCTGGGAGTCGAGATCACTAAGCAGATCAAGGTCCCCGGATGCTTCGAGATCCCTATGGCGACGAAGAAGCTCCTGGAGATGAAGGACATCGATGCTGTCATCACGCTCGGTGCAGTCATCACCGGAGAGACCAAGCACGATGAGGTCGTGATCTCACAGGCATCAAGGAAGATCATGGATCTCGGACTGGAGTACGGAAAGCCCGTCGGATTCGGTGTCACCGGACCCGGAATGACCGAGCTCCAGGCAATGGACAGGATCGAGAAGGGCAGAGATGTCGTCGATGCTGTCGTGAAGATGCTCCAGAGACTGGAGTGA
- the ribC gene encoding riboflavin synthase yields the protein MKIIGIADTTFARYDMGHSAIDELQHAGTGFRIVRYTVPGVKDLPVACKKLIEEQNCDIVMALGMPGPMQKDKMCAHEASTGLIRAQLMTNKHIIEVFVHEDEAKDDAELAFLADSRAREHALNVYDLLFRPESLTKRAGTGLRQGFADKGPVRYR from the coding sequence ATGAAGATCATCGGCATCGCGGACACCACGTTCGCAAGGTACGATATGGGGCACTCAGCCATAGACGAGCTGCAGCATGCAGGCACTGGTTTCAGGATCGTAAGGTACACTGTGCCCGGTGTGAAGGATCTGCCTGTCGCATGCAAGAAGCTCATCGAGGAGCAGAATTGCGATATCGTCATGGCCCTGGGAATGCCTGGGCCGATGCAGAAGGACAAGATGTGCGCACACGAGGCCTCTACAGGCCTGATTCGTGCGCAGCTGATGACGAACAAGCACATCATAGAGGTCTTCGTCCATGAGGACGAGGCCAAGGATGACGCGGAGCTAGCCTTCCTTGCAGACAGTAGGGCCAGGGAGCACGCGCTCAACGTTTACGATCTACTGTTCCGCCCCGAGAGTCTGACGAAGAGGGCAGGTACAGGTCTTAGGCAGGGATTCGCCGACAAAGGTCCCGTTAGATATAGGTGA
- a CDS encoding FAD synthase, translated as MTRVMASGVFDLIHPGHISYLNQAKAMGDHLTVVVASDSTVRKNKHEPVTPEAMRAMIVGSLKPVDEAIVGGQGDIFETVAKVKPDVIVLGYDQRFDEKDLQAQLESKGMGNIKVVRANECADDLNATRRIVAKIREMGSQ; from the coding sequence ATGACAAGAGTAATGGCCTCAGGAGTGTTCGATCTCATTCATCCGGGTCACATATCATACCTCAACCAGGCCAAGGCCATGGGAGATCACCTGACGGTGGTCGTCGCCAGCGACTCCACGGTGAGGAAGAACAAGCATGAGCCTGTGACCCCCGAGGCTATGAGGGCGATGATAGTCGGTTCTCTGAAGCCTGTCGATGAGGCCATCGTCGGCGGTCAGGGCGACATATTCGAAACCGTCGCCAAGGTGAAGCCGGACGTCATAGTCCTTGGATATGACCAGAGGTTCGACGAGAAGGATCTCCAGGCCCAGCTCGAATCCAAAGGTATGGGGAACATAAAGGTCGTGAGGGCCAACGAGTGCGCCGACGACCTCAACGCCACCAGGCGCATTGTCGCCAAGATAAGGGAGATGGGTTCCCAATGA
- the ribB gene encoding 3,4-dihydroxy-2-butanone-4-phosphate synthase, with the protein MEFESILEDIRKGKPILVYDFDDRERECDLTVASQFVTPEIIQMMRKDAGGLICVTTPYKTAMDVGLPFMSDVYWDDCEKYPLLRAMAPTDIPYDRTKSSFGLTINHRKTYTGITDKDRALTASEYANILFSGKPIEEIKKEIGVNFRAPGHIHLLNTSEKILESRFGHTELCTALMYMAGVKPSATICEMMGDDFGSRPKASVKEYADAHGIQIIDGDEVIEKWKEFKKDHPEL; encoded by the coding sequence ATGGAATTCGAGAGTATCCTTGAGGATATCAGAAAAGGAAAACCGATCCTCGTCTACGATTTCGACGATAGGGAGAGGGAATGCGACCTCACAGTCGCCTCACAGTTCGTGACCCCTGAGATCATCCAGATGATGAGGAAGGATGCAGGAGGGCTCATATGCGTGACGACGCCCTACAAGACCGCGATGGATGTGGGGCTGCCCTTCATGTCCGACGTTTATTGGGACGATTGCGAGAAGTACCCGCTCCTCAGGGCTATGGCGCCTACGGACATCCCCTATGACAGGACCAAGTCGTCCTTCGGTCTGACGATCAACCACAGGAAGACCTATACGGGAATCACAGACAAGGACCGTGCCTTGACCGCCAGTGAGTACGCCAACATCCTGTTCTCCGGAAAACCCATCGAGGAAATAAAGAAGGAGATCGGAGTGAACTTCAGGGCACCGGGGCACATCCACCTCCTGAATACCTCGGAGAAGATCCTCGAGTCCCGTTTCGGCCACACTGAACTGTGCACCGCCCTGATGTACATGGCGGGAGTGAAGCCGTCTGCAACCATCTGTGAGATGATGGGGGACGATTTCGGCTCGAGACCCAAGGCCAGTGTCAAGGAATATGCGGACGCCCATGGAATCCAGATCATCGATGGCGATGAGGTCATCGAGAAGTGGAAAGAGTTCAAGAAGGATCATCCGGAGCTTTGA
- a CDS encoding serine hydroxymethyltransferase — protein sequence MALEDAKFIRNNVKAHNKWFEECIPMIASENLMSPLAKEMLISDFADRYAEGLPGKRYYQGNIYVDKVELRVLELAKKVFECGFADVRPISGTVANMAVLMAFAKPGDIITTCSLDQGAHISTCEFGAFGQRGVHSVNYPWNEYDMNLDVDGTIKVLKAAKPKVAQFGLSVFLFPPPLKELEDTFNEIDCLVWEDCAHVLGLIAGKKFQDPFKEGVNIISASTHKTFPGPNHGILLGQNITEEEQSKLQHAAFPGVTSSHHLHAMAALGITLAEMEVFAKDYAAQACKNARTLGEALYELGVPVLCPDHGFTRSHAIAVDVSEFGGGKKCAQLLEDANLICNKNMLPKDTSAVNPSGLRLGSQEMTRLGMKESEMMEVAELIARVVKKKEDPAKVKEDVKELKKNFTTIQYCFNAGEPAYSYHDLVDF from the coding sequence ATGGCACTAGAGGACGCCAAATTCATCAGAAACAACGTCAAGGCCCACAACAAGTGGTTCGAGGAGTGCATCCCCATGATCGCATCCGAGAACCTGATGAGCCCTCTGGCAAAGGAGATGCTGATCTCAGACTTCGCAGACAGGTACGCAGAAGGCCTACCTGGCAAGCGCTACTATCAGGGAAACATCTACGTTGACAAGGTAGAACTGAGAGTGCTCGAACTGGCCAAGAAGGTGTTTGAGTGTGGATTCGCTGACGTCAGGCCTATATCCGGTACGGTCGCAAACATGGCGGTCCTCATGGCATTCGCCAAGCCTGGAGATATCATAACAACCTGCTCTCTGGACCAGGGTGCGCACATCTCCACTTGCGAATTCGGTGCTTTCGGACAGAGGGGAGTTCACTCGGTCAACTACCCGTGGAACGAGTACGACATGAACCTGGATGTCGACGGAACCATCAAGGTGCTCAAGGCAGCCAAGCCCAAGGTCGCACAGTTCGGTCTCTCCGTCTTCCTGTTCCCCCCACCGCTCAAAGAGCTCGAGGACACGTTCAACGAGATCGACTGCCTCGTTTGGGAGGACTGCGCGCACGTCCTCGGACTCATAGCCGGAAAGAAATTCCAGGACCCCTTCAAGGAAGGAGTCAACATCATCTCCGCTTCCACCCACAAGACGTTCCCCGGACCTAACCACGGAATCCTCCTGGGCCAGAACATCACTGAGGAGGAGCAGAGCAAGCTTCAGCACGCAGCATTCCCCGGAGTCACCTCCAGCCACCACCTCCATGCGATGGCCGCTTTGGGAATCACGCTTGCAGAGATGGAGGTCTTCGCGAAGGATTACGCAGCACAGGCATGCAAGAACGCACGTACTCTCGGTGAGGCCCTCTACGAGCTCGGAGTACCTGTACTGTGCCCGGACCACGGATTCACTAGATCCCACGCAATCGCCGTCGACGTGTCTGAATTCGGCGGTGGAAAGAAGTGCGCCCAGCTCCTCGAGGATGCCAACCTGATCTGTAACAAGAACATGCTCCCCAAGGACACCAGCGCCGTCAACCCGTCAGGACTGAGGCTCGGATCACAGGAGATGACCCGTCTCGGAATGAAGGAGAGCGAGATGATGGAGGTCGCCGAACTCATCGCCAGGGTCGTCAAGAAGAAAGAGGATCCCGCGAAGGTGAAGGAGGACGTCAAGGAGCTCAAGAAGAACTTCACCACCATCCAGTACTGCTTCAATGCGGGCGAGCCTGCATACAGCTACCACGACCTCGTGGACTTCTGA
- a CDS encoding metal-dependent transcriptional regulator translates to MTSDNREDYLISILRLSDGDRNVKTTELASFMNVSPASVTEMTKTLANDGLVIYERYKGIRLSEEGATVARQLRKKHHVIEHLLTDCLGMDHQDAHDEAHKIEHSISDNTSIRICNMIGNPVDEDCAYCSEPCKRYSQGSTNIVQLNKMAKNKAGSIAYIKSEDSETIRRLNSIGFVPGREIKIESILQDGGDRVVKIGDNMIALSYDLASAVFVDVV, encoded by the coding sequence ATGACATCTGACAACCGCGAGGACTACCTCATCAGCATCCTGAGGCTGAGCGATGGCGACAGGAACGTCAAGACTACCGAGCTTGCCTCGTTCATGAACGTTTCCCCCGCGAGCGTCACCGAGATGACCAAGACATTGGCCAACGACGGCCTGGTCATCTACGAGAGATACAAGGGCATCCGCCTTTCCGAAGAGGGAGCGACCGTTGCCCGTCAGCTCCGTAAAAAGCACCATGTCATCGAGCACCTTCTGACAGATTGTCTCGGAATGGATCATCAGGATGCTCACGACGAGGCCCACAAGATAGAGCATTCCATATCTGACAACACCAGCATCAGGATCTGCAACATGATCGGCAACCCTGTCGATGAGGACTGCGCCTACTGCTCCGAGCCCTGCAAGCGCTACAGTCAGGGATCCACCAATATCGTCCAGTTGAACAAGATGGCGAAGAACAAGGCCGGATCCATCGCATACATCAAGAGCGAAGACAGCGAGACCATCCGCAGGCTCAACTCTATCGGATTCGTTCCAGGAAGAGAAATCAAGATCGAATCGATACTGCAGGACGGCGGCGACAGGGTCGTGAAAATCGGCGACAACATGATCGCCCTGAGTTACGACCTTGCTTCTGCGGTTTTCGTAGACGTGGTCTGA
- a CDS encoding leucine-rich repeat protein, with translation MIAAVVPSASVSEDVDAVASGIEGTALKWEVSTTNQLSVWVDASSSSTVTSIPNYTDSQTRPWYTAYKDTATSISIGTGVTGVGNNAFNGMNAVTEVTFPSSIATIGNNAFAKCTALRTVTFVATSDNVTIGEYTFSNCSALNSINLNTATLTGLGSGAFYNCISLDQITIPSGISALPADLFEGCSNLKNVYLPTGITTIGNHAFSGCTKISQINFGSVLATIYPSTFAGIKFMSSTGEVEQTVANLKGKTWMGSGDGKLYASGSTGEFIITFNAQGGVSSASTMATVGGKLPSLPTATYGTKHFDGWFMTSTGGSIISTSTVFTENKTVYALWDTAKSVTGVTLDKESATVNMGGSLKLNATVSPADATDPSVVWSSSDNTVATVDNSGNVTPVKTGTARITVTTNDGGKTATCDVTVQHVPIESVTLNKTTAILSVGDTVTLTPTVTPTTADVKTVTWESSATTIATVDQNGVVTAVAAGTATITVKTVVSEKTATCTVTVATKRVTGLTMDATASMNTGGKLTLSAVIAPADADVKTINWSSSNTDIATVDSNGQITALKAGEVIITAETVDGGFTKTCTVTITDSVLSSTTIIIIVVIVVALIAIGAVFYLKKSGTLGGSGGFGGKKKNGGNGKTGVTPLRPINKP, from the coding sequence TTGATTGCTGCAGTTGTACCTTCTGCTTCCGTTTCAGAAGATGTTGATGCAGTAGCAAGCGGCATCGAAGGAACGGCTCTCAAGTGGGAAGTAAGTACAACAAATCAGCTGAGCGTTTGGGTCGATGCTTCATCGTCATCCACGGTGACTTCGATCCCAAACTATACTGACAGTCAGACTAGGCCTTGGTACACGGCATACAAAGACACTGCAACCAGCATATCCATCGGAACTGGTGTCACGGGCGTCGGAAACAATGCATTCAATGGCATGAACGCAGTGACGGAAGTTACATTCCCCAGCAGCATCGCCACCATTGGAAATAACGCGTTTGCCAAATGTACAGCGCTTAGAACCGTCACATTTGTGGCCACGAGCGATAACGTAACAATCGGAGAGTACACATTCAGTAATTGCTCTGCCCTCAACAGCATCAATCTGAACACAGCAACCCTGACAGGTCTGGGAAGTGGAGCTTTCTACAACTGCATATCGCTTGATCAGATTACTATCCCCTCGGGCATATCAGCACTGCCCGCAGATCTTTTTGAGGGTTGTTCGAATCTCAAAAACGTATACCTGCCGACCGGAATCACAACCATAGGTAACCACGCATTCTCTGGATGTACAAAGATCTCCCAGATCAACTTTGGTAGCGTGCTTGCAACGATCTACCCCAGCACATTCGCGGGAATCAAATTCATGTCCAGCACTGGAGAGGTCGAACAGACAGTTGCCAACCTGAAGGGAAAAACCTGGATGGGATCCGGTGATGGAAAATTGTATGCTTCCGGTTCTACTGGAGAGTTCATTATCACATTCAATGCACAGGGAGGAGTATCCTCTGCTTCCACTATGGCGACCGTGGGAGGCAAACTACCTTCCCTGCCTACCGCCACTTACGGCACCAAGCACTTCGACGGATGGTTCATGACCAGCACAGGCGGATCCATCATCTCTACTTCCACCGTATTCACCGAGAACAAGACTGTCTATGCTCTCTGGGATACAGCGAAATCAGTAACCGGTGTAACACTCGACAAAGAATCGGCAACCGTCAACATGGGCGGTTCCCTTAAACTGAACGCAACTGTTTCACCTGCGGATGCCACTGATCCATCAGTCGTATGGAGCAGCAGCGACAATACAGTCGCCACCGTAGATAACAGCGGAAATGTGACTCCGGTAAAGACCGGAACGGCCAGAATCACCGTCACAACTAACGACGGCGGAAAGACCGCTACCTGCGATGTAACTGTCCAGCATGTGCCCATCGAAAGCGTGACTCTGAACAAGACGACCGCGATCCTTTCAGTAGGGGACACAGTAACTCTGACGCCGACCGTAACTCCCACCACTGCCGATGTCAAGACAGTCACATGGGAGAGCAGCGCAACTACCATAGCGACCGTGGATCAGAACGGAGTCGTTACAGCTGTCGCCGCAGGTACCGCAACAATCACCGTCAAGACCGTTGTCAGTGAAAAGACCGCGACATGCACCGTCACGGTAGCTACCAAAAGGGTCACAGGACTTACAATGGATGCCACCGCTAGCATGAACACGGGCGGAAAGCTCACACTGTCTGCTGTGATTGCCCCTGCCGATGCAGATGTGAAGACCATCAACTGGTCCAGCAGCAATACGGACATCGCTACAGTCGATAGCAACGGACAGATTACAGCTCTGAAGGCTGGCGAGGTTATCATCACTGCCGAGACCGTCGACGGAGGATTCACCAAAACCTGCACAGTTACCATCACTGACAGCGTCTTGAGCTCCACCACCATAATCATCATAGTGGTCATCGTAGTGGCGCTGATCGCAATCGGAGCTGTGTTCTACCTCAAGAAATCCGGAACCCTCGGAGGCTCCGGAGGCTTTGGCGGAAAGAAGAAGAACGGTGGCAACGGTAAAACCGGAGTCACCCCTCTCAGACCGATCAACAAGCCTTGA
- a CDS encoding glutamate--tRNA ligase, whose translation MSDEIEQTIRKFALQNAVFFKGTANPKAVVGKILGSCPELRPKAGEITPLINQIVEDVNKMGFEAQKKALEEIDSSLLVKEKKERKYELPDLENVNGKVVMRIAPGPSGPLHIGHTRVSILNDEYVKRYGGDLILRFEDTNPEKIDPDAYDMIPEDLDWLGVKCNKQYIQSDRFEMYYDYTRKLLEMGHAYVCTCDGDDWRKKKENKQKCPCHDLPVETQLDRYDKFLAGDYQDGEAVVVVKTDICHPNPAVRDFVALRLVRTPHPRTGQKYIAYPMMNLSVAIDDHEMGMTHVIRGKDHLNNTFRQEYIFDYFGWKKPEYYHYGLVNIPDTVLKTSIIKQSIKDGEYTGWDDVRTGTVRAMKRRGIRPEAIRRYWVESGIKPVDIEFSWQNLYGMNRDIIDTDANRYFFVSDPVSFDIDGIDVIDGVAPKHPDHPERGNRGYRIASPRTVCLAAEDYALFEKDGQIRLKDLCNLQFGKPAKYNGNDVSILKKGVRAVQWVGADGLDASLVMPDGNVLNGKIETAISAEANDMVQLERIGFVRVEKKDQKSVSMIFSHR comes from the coding sequence ATGTCCGACGAGATCGAGCAGACGATCAGAAAATTCGCACTGCAGAATGCGGTGTTCTTCAAAGGTACAGCCAATCCGAAAGCCGTCGTGGGAAAGATCCTGGGCAGTTGCCCGGAGCTCAGGCCTAAGGCAGGAGAGATCACACCCTTAATCAACCAGATCGTGGAAGATGTCAACAAGATGGGTTTCGAGGCACAGAAGAAGGCCCTTGAGGAGATAGACTCATCACTGCTCGTGAAGGAGAAGAAGGAGAGGAAATACGAGCTCCCTGACCTGGAGAACGTGAACGGCAAGGTCGTGATGCGTATCGCCCCCGGACCTTCTGGACCTCTTCACATCGGTCATACCCGTGTCTCCATCCTCAACGATGAGTATGTCAAGAGGTACGGCGGAGACCTCATCCTCAGGTTCGAGGACACCAATCCTGAGAAGATCGATCCCGACGCCTACGATATGATCCCGGAGGATCTCGACTGGCTCGGCGTGAAGTGCAACAAGCAGTACATCCAGTCGGACAGGTTTGAGATGTACTACGATTACACCAGGAAGCTCCTCGAGATGGGCCACGCATACGTCTGCACATGCGACGGTGACGACTGGAGGAAGAAGAAGGAGAACAAGCAGAAGTGCCCCTGCCACGACCTTCCTGTGGAGACGCAGCTGGACAGGTACGACAAGTTCCTCGCCGGCGATTACCAGGACGGAGAGGCGGTCGTTGTTGTAAAGACCGACATCTGCCATCCCAACCCTGCGGTCAGGGATTTCGTCGCACTCAGGCTCGTAAGGACCCCCCATCCCCGTACCGGACAGAAGTACATCGCTTACCCCATGATGAACCTCTCAGTGGCCATCGATGACCATGAGATGGGAATGACGCATGTCATCAGGGGAAAGGACCATCTCAACAACACATTCAGGCAGGAGTACATCTTCGACTACTTCGGATGGAAGAAGCCCGAGTACTACCATTACGGTCTCGTCAACATCCCTGACACCGTTCTGAAGACATCGATCATCAAGCAGAGCATCAAGGACGGAGAGTACACCGGATGGGACGATGTCAGGACCGGAACCGTCAGGGCCATGAAGAGGCGCGGAATAAGGCCGGAGGCCATCAGGAGATACTGGGTGGAATCCGGAATCAAACCTGTGGACATAGAGTTCTCCTGGCAGAACCTGTACGGAATGAACAGGGACATCATCGACACCGATGCCAACAGATACTTCTTCGTCAGCGACCCGGTCTCGTTCGATATCGACGGAATCGATGTGATCGACGGAGTCGCACCCAAGCATCCCGACCATCCCGAGAGGGGCAACAGGGGTTACAGGATCGCTTCGCCCAGGACCGTTTGCCTTGCGGCAGAGGATTATGCACTGTTCGAGAAGGACGGCCAGATCAGGCTCAAGGATCTCTGCAATCTGCAGTTCGGAAAGCCCGCCAAGTACAATGGAAACGATGTATCGATCCTCAAGAAGGGCGTACGTGCAGTCCAGTGGGTAGGCGCTGACGGTCTTGATGCATCTCTTGTCATGCCTGACGGCAATGTACTCAACGGAAAGATCGAGACCGCGATCTCCGCAGAGGCCAATGATATGGTCCAGCTGGAGAGGATCGGTTTCGTCAGGGTCGAGAAGAAGGATCAGAAGTCCGTATCGATGATCTTCTCTCACCGCTGA